The following are from one region of the Silene latifolia isolate original U9 population chromosome 9, ASM4854445v1, whole genome shotgun sequence genome:
- the LOC141602217 gene encoding uncharacterized protein LOC141602217: MIVCESLKEVKVPHGYSSNISRLVSIKDCKLVGMKSHDCHVMLTQLLPVAIRSVLPKHVRQVITKLCLFFDAINSKDIHPDTLDDLQADVVVTLCELEMYFPISFFDIMVHLVIHLVREIKLCGPVFQRNMWAMEREMGTYKRRMKNRCRPEGSIVEATIACETIQFYVDYMADVQPIGVPISRHEGRLLGKGTLGKKQMSVDRDSFQKAHLYVLQHMTEVHPYLTEHLELLKRQNPHKRDDWLFNEHSRTFAEWFKGKVMSELSTQSHNVSANLRWLAYGPKSNITSFEGYDINGFCFYTSRQDEKSTMQNSGVTLLASSEEYVGKGKDPVDITRAYYGKIEDIWELEYVTFSVPLFRCKRVDSDKGVTVDDMGFISVNFNVVGHIHEPFILASQAKQVFYIEDPLDKRSSVVRYGKRRILGVEGVVDEEEYDQLDELPPVSVKRQSVQDLRDETYMRQDHDEGLWFDNFK; this comes from the coding sequence ATGATTGTTTGTGAATCTTTAAAAGAGGTCAAGGTACCACATGGATATAGCTCTAACATAAGTCGTCTTGTTTCCATAAAAGATTGTAAGTTAGTTGGTATGAAATCTCACGATTGTCATGTTATGCTTACACAATTGCTGCCGGTGGCCATTAGATCCGTATTGCCTAAGCATGTTAGGCAAGTCATCACCAAGCTTTGCCTCTTCTTTGATGCAATCAACTCAAAAGATATCCATCCTGACACCTTAGATGACTTGCAAGCGGATGTTGTTGTGACTTTATGTGAATTAGAGATGTACTTTCCGATTTCTTTCTTTGACATCATGGTACACCTGGTCATTCATTTAGTGCGTGAGATTAAACTTTGTGGTCCGGTGTTTCAACGAAACATGTGGGCGATGGAGCGAGAGATGGGTACTTATAAGAGACGAATGAAGAATCGTTGTCGTCCTGAAGGTAGTATTGTTGAAGCAACAATTGCATGTGAGACAATCCAATTCTATGTTGATTATATGGCAGATGTTCAGCCTATTGGAGTTCCCATATCTCGGCACGAAGGTAGACTCTTAGGGAAGGGTACTTTGGGTAAGAAACAAATGAGCGTGGACCGCGATTCTTTTCAGAAAGCACATTTATATGTTTTACAACATATGACAGAGGTCCATCCCTATTTAACCGAGCACCTGGAGTTACTGAAGCGACAAAATCCACATAAACGCGATGACTGGTTGTTCAATGAACATAGTCGAACTTTTGCGGAGTGGTTTAAAGGTAAGGTGATGAGTGAGTTGTCTACACAATCTCATAATGTAAGTGCTAACTTACGCTGGTTAGCATATGGCCCTAAATCGAACATCACATCATTTGAAGGGTATGATATCAATGGGTTTTGCTTTTACACAAGCCGACAAGATGAGAAGagtacaatgcaaaatagtggagtGACTCTTCTTGCATCATCAGAAGAATATGTTGGAAAGGGTAAGGATCCCGTAGACATCACAAGGGCGTACTATGGGAAAATTGAGGATATTTGGGAGCTTGAGTATGTAACTTTTAGTGTACCCTTGTTTCGGTGTAAAAGGGTAGATTCTGATAAGGGTGTCACCGTTGACGATATGGGATTCATTTCGGTAAACTTTAATGTTGTTGGACATATACATGAACCCTTCATTCTTGCATCTCAAGCGAAACAAGTATTCTACATTGAAGATCCTTTAGATAAGAGATCATCCGTGGTTCGTTATGGGAAAAGGCGTATTCTTGGTGTCGAGGGAGTAGTTGACGAAGAAGAATATGATCAACTTGATGAACTCCCTCCGGTTTCAGTCAAGCGTCAATCAGTTCAAGATTTACGTGATGAAACTTATATGCGACAAGATCATGATGAGGGTCTATGGTTCGATAACTTTAAATAG